A stretch of the uncultured Cohaesibacter sp. genome encodes the following:
- a CDS encoding ATP-binding protein, which produces MAKKIKRRERDTIIQALRAGVVPKVGLQYIQVGRFNEIKELVKDIERIGEGGSAIRFIIGDYGSGKTFFLNLVRLIAIEKGLVVMGADLAPDRRLHASAGQARGLYAEMARNLSTRTKPAGGALSSIVERFVTKANQEAEEKGLQTGQVIRTRLEHFEEMTGGFEFAEVVRKYWEAYETDDDDLKSACMRWLRGEFATKTDARKALGVRTIVDDKNVYDHLKLMSAFICAAGYNGLMVSLDEMVNLYKLTSSQARNSNYEQILRILNDVLQGTASHIGFLMGGTPDFLLNTRRGLYSYEALQTRLAENQFAKNGLIDLSGPVITLANLTPEDMRMLLENIRAVMQEPETMIPDEALDNFMHHCSNRIGEAYFKTPRNTVTAFVNLLSILEQNPGTNWADLIEAIEVAPDGGDDLSDIVDDDEDRGEIGSGAALDSEDEDDLASFKL; this is translated from the coding sequence ATGGCAAAGAAAATCAAGAGACGGGAAAGAGACACGATTATTCAAGCTTTGCGTGCAGGTGTCGTGCCTAAGGTCGGATTGCAGTATATTCAGGTCGGTCGTTTCAATGAAATCAAGGAGTTGGTCAAGGATATAGAGCGTATCGGTGAAGGAGGTTCGGCCATTCGTTTTATTATCGGCGACTACGGCTCCGGCAAGACCTTTTTTCTCAATTTGGTTCGACTCATCGCGATCGAAAAGGGGTTAGTGGTGATGGGGGCCGATTTGGCTCCAGATCGCCGTCTTCACGCGTCCGCCGGTCAGGCCCGAGGGCTCTATGCTGAAATGGCTCGCAATCTGTCAACCCGCACCAAACCCGCAGGCGGGGCTTTGAGTTCAATTGTGGAACGGTTTGTGACAAAGGCCAATCAGGAAGCCGAAGAAAAAGGCCTACAAACCGGACAAGTGATCCGAACCAGACTTGAACACTTTGAAGAAATGACCGGAGGCTTTGAATTCGCGGAGGTCGTACGCAAGTATTGGGAGGCCTATGAAACCGACGATGATGATCTGAAATCTGCCTGTATGCGCTGGCTTCGCGGTGAGTTCGCCACCAAGACTGATGCGCGAAAGGCTTTGGGTGTACGGACCATTGTTGATGATAAGAATGTTTATGACCACCTCAAATTGATGTCCGCTTTTATTTGCGCCGCAGGCTATAATGGGTTGATGGTCTCGCTGGACGAGATGGTCAATCTTTATAAGCTGACATCAAGCCAGGCTCGCAATTCAAACTATGAGCAGATCCTGCGTATTCTTAACGACGTATTGCAGGGGACAGCATCTCATATTGGTTTTCTTATGGGGGGTACACCGGACTTTCTTTTAAACACCCGCCGTGGTCTTTACTCTTACGAAGCGCTTCAGACACGTCTGGCTGAAAATCAGTTTGCAAAGAACGGTCTTATTGATCTGTCTGGCCCTGTCATTACATTGGCCAATCTGACACCAGAAGACATGCGCATGCTGTTGGAGAACATTCGCGCGGTAATGCAAGAGCCGGAAACCATGATTCCGGATGAAGCGCTGGATAATTTTATGCATCACTGTTCCAATCGTATTGGAGAGGCATATTTCAAGACGCCGCGAAATACGGTCACAGCTTTCGTCAACCTGCTGTCTATTCTGGAACAGAATCCTGGCACTAACTGGGCAGATCTGATTGAGGCTATCGAAGTTGCTCCAGATGGAGGAGACGATCTCAGCGATATAGTCGATGATGATGAAGACAGGGGTGAAATAGGTAGCGGTGCGGCTCTAGATTCGGAAGACGAAGATGATCTTGCTTCGTTTAAGCTATAG
- a CDS encoding TerB N-terminal domain-containing protein — MLGGAYILRSRRPEIGRSPAVTLAWAGILLAFLLPASPSFSQNLELLQAQKFLAEQGYNPGPADGLYGNRTKNALQTFQQASGLPATGKLDAATLEMIERQRSQTDLEEKTRPEESERPAIKSLEAPATTEVLPVVSVPLPVLPREKPNSLEADPSSISGISSPSSIPELSRPVNDNGSDHSISLPQNEPPQSIVEKSLDRSTEDSVERVEIPKIDGEQAVPTSSNDNTNSIIAIVILLATVGLCIFVLRWIFRKIVRMFGAIFGKRKDRKPNAGNPFSSISNTTAPIKAVDDASALLVLGQNEKSAAFGALSNNRELDSIIETVETEIERQVKEIHSNPLPPIQENIAIKADALSSEALNKVMNQPGVHALRPSQQLQGNHDQTEHEQTLQRIKERDEKARESRIKWRMRKELAQEFVKQAKAKSEASIAASNRRGWIPAGESILVAGRDIGGLVYIGPAPSTGRYGQKRKCYIDPSLSVAKRGDDKEGIYMPYWPSYSDIPANARATYLDWLASGRSDSSYDPGYMFLYFYGLEQRFFEKAADEADRQAIVHEVERLKELYQDNNSAQRYLGTFLNLAQIVQDPALPLIPERLGWSNELPLPVNLYLGRKLKAEQAINAEDGLLWLKHHPDRRMRTPAQRCKAEFELLFRSRFNAHYPDGMKVRKPRKALKIEYQSASGDFTANVTPLIGDAPDISGLSKPVEELQFLADEAMASLDKYSRYLGPDEDRRGTVQAHSLLPQELRSLFPCEELDGLSNWALPILEKNGQVPVLELLERLNGRKPEKFGKRQLVDAADALAMIGVGMAPDPRFALRGPKLDDPVILFHLPDGTRALDETTSAYQASLLEIAIGTFIAQADGEVSKAESDALKRTIRQADHLSPVERLRLAANLAWFFAVPLDLQQLRSRLKKLDLDQKHAIADIVIKLAGADGIIQRDEVGQIEKIYKILDMSTEGLYSRLNKQAMTDIEGDEPISVRSASHVSDGVAIPPETEDAIQVRLNALDQSRLADIRTNTAQVSQLLGAIFDSDGAEDEVSEGETVEQASHTFPGLDAKHSGFVTELVKRESWARLEFEQLAKEFGLMMEGCLEVINEWSFEHHDEMLIEEDDLFEINSDIAASLTAQ; from the coding sequence ATGCTTGGTGGGGCCTATATTTTAAGATCTAGAAGACCAGAAATCGGAAGAAGCCCTGCGGTTACTTTGGCATGGGCTGGTATTCTATTGGCATTTTTATTGCCCGCTTCACCGTCGTTTTCTCAGAATTTGGAGCTGTTGCAGGCTCAAAAATTTCTAGCAGAACAAGGTTACAACCCTGGTCCTGCAGATGGTCTTTATGGCAATCGAACAAAAAACGCTTTGCAAACCTTTCAGCAGGCTTCTGGTCTACCTGCAACCGGTAAGCTGGATGCCGCAACTTTGGAAATGATTGAGCGGCAGCGCTCTCAGACCGATCTTGAAGAAAAGACAAGGCCTGAAGAAAGCGAGCGCCCCGCCATTAAAAGTTTGGAGGCGCCAGCGACTACTGAGGTCTTGCCAGTGGTTTCGGTTCCGTTGCCTGTTCTGCCAAGAGAAAAGCCAAATAGTTTGGAAGCAGATCCCAGTTCAATATCTGGGATATCTTCTCCATCCTCGATCCCCGAGCTATCTCGTCCTGTAAATGATAACGGTTCTGACCACAGCATTTCCCTTCCGCAGAACGAACCGCCCCAAAGCATCGTTGAGAAATCGCTTGATCGATCAACGGAAGATTCTGTCGAAAGAGTTGAGATCCCCAAAATTGACGGTGAACAGGCCGTGCCAACTAGTTCGAATGATAATACCAATAGTATCATTGCTATCGTGATTTTGCTCGCCACAGTTGGGCTTTGTATTTTTGTTTTGAGATGGATTTTCCGGAAAATAGTCCGAATGTTCGGGGCAATTTTCGGCAAACGAAAAGATCGAAAGCCGAATGCTGGCAATCCATTTTCTTCTATTTCAAATACTACTGCACCGATAAAAGCGGTGGACGATGCTTCTGCATTGTTAGTTTTGGGGCAAAATGAAAAAAGCGCGGCATTTGGCGCGCTCTCAAATAATAGGGAACTCGATTCAATAATAGAAACTGTAGAAACCGAGATTGAAAGACAGGTTAAAGAGATACACTCCAATCCTCTCCCACCCATCCAAGAAAATATTGCTATCAAGGCGGACGCGTTAAGTTCAGAGGCCCTAAATAAGGTCATGAATCAACCGGGTGTGCACGCGTTGCGACCATCTCAGCAACTTCAGGGCAATCACGATCAAACCGAACATGAGCAAACCTTGCAAAGGATTAAAGAGCGCGATGAGAAAGCCAGAGAGAGTAGAATAAAATGGCGAATGCGGAAGGAGCTGGCACAAGAATTTGTTAAGCAGGCGAAAGCCAAGAGCGAGGCTTCTATTGCCGCCTCCAATCGTAGAGGCTGGATCCCGGCTGGTGAGAGTATCTTAGTGGCCGGGCGTGACATTGGCGGTTTGGTATATATAGGTCCGGCGCCATCGACAGGCCGGTATGGTCAAAAACGAAAATGTTATATTGATCCATCTTTGTCTGTTGCCAAACGAGGTGATGACAAAGAAGGCATTTATATGCCCTATTGGCCCAGCTATAGCGATATTCCTGCAAATGCTCGCGCCACCTATTTGGATTGGCTTGCTTCGGGACGATCAGATTCATCTTATGATCCAGGTTATATGTTCCTCTATTTTTACGGATTGGAACAACGCTTTTTTGAAAAGGCTGCTGACGAGGCTGATAGACAAGCAATCGTGCACGAGGTGGAAAGGCTCAAAGAGCTATACCAAGACAACAATTCGGCCCAACGGTATTTGGGCACGTTCCTCAATCTGGCGCAAATTGTACAAGACCCGGCTCTTCCTCTGATACCGGAACGGTTGGGGTGGAGCAATGAACTCCCGCTACCCGTCAATTTGTATCTAGGTAGAAAACTGAAAGCCGAACAGGCAATAAATGCTGAAGATGGGCTTCTTTGGTTAAAACACCATCCTGACCGTCGAATGCGGACACCAGCCCAGCGCTGCAAAGCTGAGTTTGAGCTCTTATTTCGATCAAGGTTCAACGCACACTATCCAGACGGTATGAAAGTTCGAAAGCCTCGGAAGGCGTTAAAGATTGAATATCAATCAGCTTCAGGCGACTTTACGGCTAATGTCACTCCTCTGATAGGTGATGCTCCGGATATTTCGGGTTTATCCAAACCGGTGGAAGAGTTGCAATTCCTCGCTGACGAGGCCATGGCGTCTCTCGACAAATACAGCCGCTATCTTGGACCTGATGAGGACCGAAGGGGGACTGTCCAAGCCCATTCCCTGTTGCCGCAGGAGTTGCGGTCGCTCTTTCCGTGTGAAGAACTCGATGGACTTTCAAATTGGGCCCTGCCGATTCTTGAGAAGAATGGTCAGGTTCCGGTTCTTGAGTTGCTTGAAAGGCTCAATGGAAGGAAACCGGAAAAGTTTGGCAAGCGGCAGTTGGTGGACGCAGCTGATGCTCTGGCCATGATTGGAGTTGGCATGGCACCCGATCCTCGTTTCGCTTTGAGGGGGCCGAAGCTAGATGACCCGGTAATTCTGTTCCATCTACCTGATGGGACGAGGGCCCTTGATGAAACAACGTCAGCCTATCAGGCTAGTCTTTTAGAAATTGCAATCGGCACTTTTATTGCTCAGGCTGATGGAGAAGTGAGCAAAGCGGAAAGTGATGCTTTGAAACGCACAATCCGTCAGGCGGACCACTTGTCGCCAGTTGAAAGATTGCGGCTTGCAGCAAATCTTGCTTGGTTTTTTGCCGTTCCGTTAGATTTGCAACAATTACGTAGTCGGCTCAAGAAACTCGACCTCGACCAAAAGCACGCCATCGCGGACATCGTGATTAAGTTGGCCGGTGCTGATGGTATAATTCAACGTGACGAGGTTGGGCAGATCGAGAAAATCTACAAGATTCTCGATATGTCGACAGAGGGGCTTTATTCACGCCTCAATAAACAAGCAATGACCGATATTGAAGGAGATGAGCCCATCTCCGTACGCTCGGCTTCTCATGTAAGCGATGGTGTGGCTATTCCCCCTGAAACGGAAGACGCAATACAGGTTCGCCTCAACGCATTGGATCAATCCAGACTGGCAGATATCCGCACAAATACGGCCCAAGTTTCTCAGCTGCTTGGCGCAATTTTTGATAGCGATGGAGCTGAAGACGAGGTTTCGGAAGGCGAGACTGTGGAGCAGGCATCCCACACTTTCCCCGGTCTCGACGCGAAGCACTCTGGATTTGTAACTGAACTTGTCAAACGTGAAAGTTGGGCACGTCTTGAGTTCGAGCAGCTTGCCAAAGAGTTTGGATTGATGATGGAAGGCTGTCTTGAAGTTATCAATGAATGGTCATTCGAGCACCATGATGAGATGCTGATTGAAGAAGATGATCTATTCGAAATAAACAGCGATATTGCGGCCAGCCTGACGGCACAGTGA
- a CDS encoding DUF3883 domain-containing protein, translated as MSSENWSDTENDITVASYFMMLSDELSDRSYNKASMNRALQEQIGRSRGSIEFKLCNVSAACIGLGLPTIQGYKPRFNFQMALAEAISRWLAHHPEWEVSLHQTESHQLAEAGALYIGVAPTMRNAPPTDEVEQMQRVARRFDVAGRDERNRALGHTGEERVFHHERATLQQSGRDDLARRVRWVSKEDGDGAGYDIASFTPEGKDRLIEVKTTNGWERTPFHISRNELEVADERREDWYLFRLYEFARGPKAFELRPPLDAHVSLTATNFQASFQ; from the coding sequence ATGAGTTCAGAGAATTGGTCAGACACCGAAAACGACATCACGGTGGCATCCTATTTCATGATGCTGAGTGATGAACTGTCGGATCGCAGCTACAACAAGGCGTCAATGAACAGGGCATTGCAAGAGCAGATTGGTCGCAGCCGCGGCTCAATCGAGTTCAAACTGTGCAATGTGTCTGCGGCTTGCATCGGCCTTGGGCTGCCGACCATTCAGGGCTATAAGCCTCGGTTTAATTTTCAGATGGCACTTGCAGAGGCTATTTCCAGATGGCTTGCACACCATCCAGAATGGGAAGTCTCTCTGCATCAAACAGAAAGTCACCAACTGGCCGAAGCAGGAGCCCTTTACATCGGCGTGGCCCCAACCATGCGCAACGCGCCTCCCACAGATGAAGTCGAACAAATGCAGCGTGTTGCTCGCCGCTTCGATGTTGCTGGCCGGGATGAGCGCAATCGCGCTTTGGGGCATACAGGCGAAGAGCGCGTATTTCACCATGAACGCGCGACGCTTCAGCAAAGTGGCAGAGATGATCTCGCACGGCGCGTTCGTTGGGTTTCAAAGGAAGACGGTGATGGGGCCGGATATGATATCGCTAGTTTCACTCCCGAAGGCAAAGATCGCCTTATCGAGGTAAAGACCACAAACGGGTGGGAGCGGACACCGTTCCATATCTCCCGTAACGAGCTTGAGGTTGCTGACGAGAGGCGAGAGGATTGGTATCTCTTCCGGCTCTACGAGTTTGCACGCGGACCAAAGGCATTCGAGTTGCGTCCTCCCCTCGACGCCCACGTGTCTCTCACAGCCACAAACTTTCAGGCGAGTTTCCAATGA